Proteins from a genomic interval of Pseudovibrio sp. Tun.PSC04-5.I4:
- a CDS encoding GSCFA domain-containing protein, translating to MNPYSSLPSTKFWRPSVAEQDYFSLSQIWTPKFEIRQDAAIITAGSCFSQNIGKEVLRRGMNWFDAEPAPESMSAEEAHAQSYGIFSFRTGNIYTARLLLQWLQWAFDETPHSKEVWNDGTSYFDPFRPNLSPIGFESPQTMRVSRETTLAAIRHAVGSADLFVFTMGLTEAWLNKASGAVYPMCPGTVQGRFDERLHEFQNFSYEEILRDFQKCVDLIAKYNPGLRFVFTVSPVPITATITKHHVLTASTYTKSVLRAVAGQLETLNDNVEYFPSYELVASPPMNGVFYNPNKRTITRTGIRFVMGHFFKGIVGGGQASEGVASTSRASAPTEDIICEEELLDYYK from the coding sequence ATGAACCCTTATAGTTCACTGCCATCCACCAAGTTCTGGCGGCCCTCGGTTGCGGAGCAGGACTATTTTTCCCTTTCACAAATCTGGACGCCGAAGTTCGAAATCCGGCAGGACGCAGCCATAATTACTGCTGGCTCCTGTTTTTCGCAGAATATCGGGAAAGAGGTGCTGCGGAGGGGTATGAACTGGTTTGATGCAGAACCTGCCCCCGAAAGCATGAGCGCTGAGGAGGCTCATGCCCAAAGTTATGGAATATTCTCTTTCCGGACTGGGAATATCTACACCGCTCGCCTGCTACTTCAGTGGTTGCAGTGGGCATTCGATGAAACGCCGCACTCAAAAGAAGTCTGGAATGACGGAACGAGTTATTTCGATCCGTTCCGCCCGAACCTTTCGCCAATCGGTTTTGAGAGCCCACAAACCATGCGGGTGTCGCGCGAAACAACCCTTGCTGCCATCAGGCATGCTGTTGGATCGGCTGACTTATTCGTGTTCACAATGGGTTTGACTGAGGCGTGGCTCAATAAAGCTTCGGGCGCAGTCTATCCCATGTGCCCGGGCACGGTTCAGGGGCGTTTTGATGAACGGTTACATGAATTCCAGAATTTTTCATATGAAGAGATTCTCCGAGATTTTCAGAAGTGCGTTGATCTAATTGCAAAATACAATCCCGGCTTGCGGTTCGTTTTCACCGTATCCCCTGTACCGATTACCGCAACCATCACAAAACATCATGTGCTTACAGCATCGACCTACACAAAATCTGTGCTGCGCGCTGTTGCGGGCCAATTGGAAACATTGAATGACAACGTGGAGTACTTTCCGTCTTATGAATTGGTTGCATCGCCGCCTATGAATGGCGTTTTTTATAATCCCAACAAACGCACGATTACACGGACTGGGATTCGTTTCGTAATGGGTCACTTTTTCAAGGGCATAGTCGGAGGAGGGCAGGCATCTGAGGGCGTAGCCTCCACATCGCGAGCTTCCGCGCCAACCGAGGATATCATCTGTGAAGAAGAATTGCTCGACTACTACAAGTAA
- a CDS encoding MFS transporter translates to MIWPFFAVLMARRFETSIAELGAVFSIAALAGLVAAPLSGVVADKLNRRAIMMASALCILGQFCILALWNSEQIYFAVIVGMSVANGALEPLLRSALGDCARRDEDRPMLFHMRYYLVNIAGALGPLGGLWFATNNPNIAFAVGALAYAILAVCILASVAPRIMIGEQDDLPTSTLLQTAIADKLFMTLFISNFFLVILYAQTDEPLTFFLMSLDTQNINGIIASINVTNTTVVLVVHLFLMKWLVALEEHKAILAAFFFLMLGLLVIALNTNQMEALWLVAIGLATLAEIIAMPLFATVVDRTAPVRLRNSYMGLYMLSNAGAAGVPFIGAVVIEQFGAAPLFLLSAGLCVPVSYLAFRLLSATRQQEAAREAG, encoded by the coding sequence ATGATTTGGCCGTTTTTTGCTGTTCTCATGGCTCGACGCTTCGAGACCTCTATTGCCGAACTTGGGGCTGTTTTTTCTATCGCAGCTCTTGCTGGTTTAGTGGCTGCACCCCTTAGCGGTGTAGTTGCTGATAAGCTGAATCGCCGTGCAATTATGATGGCAAGCGCTCTGTGTATTCTGGGGCAATTTTGCATTCTGGCGCTCTGGAATAGCGAGCAGATCTATTTTGCCGTGATTGTTGGCATGTCTGTTGCCAACGGTGCATTGGAGCCCCTTCTTCGGTCTGCGCTTGGTGATTGCGCACGAAGGGATGAAGACCGACCGATGCTCTTTCACATGCGCTATTATTTGGTCAACATAGCAGGTGCTTTGGGGCCTCTTGGCGGGCTGTGGTTTGCAACTAATAATCCCAACATAGCCTTTGCGGTTGGGGCACTGGCCTATGCCATACTTGCGGTTTGCATTCTCGCTAGTGTCGCGCCGAGGATCATGATTGGCGAACAAGATGATTTACCGACATCAACTCTTCTGCAGACTGCAATTGCTGACAAACTTTTTATGACGCTGTTTATTTCAAATTTCTTCCTTGTCATCCTCTACGCGCAAACAGATGAGCCTCTCACATTTTTCCTGATGTCTCTGGATACTCAGAATATCAATGGAATCATCGCTTCCATAAATGTAACCAACACGACAGTTGTGCTTGTGGTGCATTTGTTCTTGATGAAATGGCTCGTTGCCTTGGAAGAACACAAGGCCATACTTGCAGCCTTCTTCTTTTTGATGCTTGGCCTCTTGGTTATTGCACTGAATACAAATCAGATGGAAGCACTCTGGCTTGTCGCTATCGGTTTGGCGACGCTGGCTGAAATTATCGCCATGCCCTTATTTGCAACGGTGGTGGATCGAACAGCACCAGTCCGTTTAAGGAACAGCTACATGGGCCTTTACATGCTGTCTAACGCAGGGGCTGCAGGTGTTCCCTTTATTGGAGCTGTTGTTATTGAACAGTTTGGTGCCGCGCCGCTATTCCTGTTATCCGCTGGATTATGTGTGCCTGTCTCCTATCTTGCCTTCCGACTTCTAAGTGCCACCAGACAACAGGAAGCAGCCAGAGAAGCTGGCTGA
- a CDS encoding non-ribosomal peptide synthetase — protein sequence MDSDFSNCEIMKSSEPTNIVEQIEFVAQTHPNKPALVCEISTITYSELNATVHQIALKLQSVGIKPERTVAVFMPRTPKAIVAFLAIQKAGGAYVPLDTKLPRKRLKFMLSDSDASVLICDESTEALARNLTNSSGSALQIISYSSLSDLSATANPRKWSPPKADQLAYIIYTSGSTGQPKGVMVEHRGLLNLVKEQASFFQIDDQSRVLQFASLGFDASISEILVSLCSGAQLHFALDGTLLAGEALQHIVRDRCISHITLPPSLASHMRPQDYESLKVLVVAGEAMQWALVERWSSNVVLINAYGPTENTVCATLYQCNGITASSGTVPIGKPIAKVDVRILGDNMCAVADGEPGTLWLSGVGLARGYRNQPRLTEKVFKPHPDTATQRIYNTGDRVRKQTDGNLEFLGRLDDQVKVRGFRIELKEIENHLSAFSEIEHACVLTSQTGSSELEIVAYFTTRGALNAPNVEQFKEHLSASLPDYMIPNAFVRLDAFPLTVNGKIDQKALPAPDRQARGARSEVLPVNSIEQALADFWSEVLSVDHVFSTDTLQTLGGSSLDAVQFLTRCREKFGPVICLEDVFTGQTIAQLAGKIHVSTALHSPQAPLRSYQIEGDTFPVSHQQNGVWHLEKLTPDSLAYNAQCLIRMTGKVKIKALQNALNLIVERHEIFRTTFHEDERGNAYQQVHLPVPAQLDVRALDTGMDSPNLWRAIDEEVKKPFKTNQLPLARWVLFSLNDDTFGLLHIEHHLVHDGWSANIFLSELLDAYEAFAGGGKPNLASVPAQYRNYVGWQLSDDAEQTYEKQLAYWTKQLSGANFNLSLPTDFPRPETMSFRGKQDRVVLSGSLLQKLKNYCEVNGHTDYTVLLAVFHILLSRYTGQNDLLTGSAVANRKSRDAEQLPGMFVNSIVVRADLSGQPSFADYLERLRTVLSNAYDNEEVPFERVVRALDPQRDASRNPIFQIGFSYHNSQTPELHRDDLIISLYEAYSNQSAKFDMEVVILPRSSTDVEASALTLLWNYATDLYRPENVARMQANYIALLKECLAGPELSVDRFSGICTDERKQLIENWGAASRETSDDDVSVLHLIENFAKVQPDRTAVIDQDVTLSYSELVNKASYLASNLTALGVKKEMLVGVCMERSAYLIVALLAVWQAGGAYLPIDPSLPAARKSFIINDSAPALIICSHSTQQSCEELLSKQDATALLLFEDEVAKPWTERPVNTCSETNANGSDLAYVIYTSGSTGQPKGVQIEHRQISRLMSTCQPLFQFQPSDIWSFFHSYAFDFSVWEIWGALATGGTITVVPEEARHDPTLFYSLCCKHGVTILSQTPSAFRIFMEAQAETDVAHKLRTVVFGGEALQPAMLCNWFTDPRNSRCDMVNMYGITETTVHVSYYKLSTDDVDRKVEGSPIGRQLGDLSLYVLDQNRQPVPLGAIGEMYVGGAGVARGYLNRSELNEERFISSPFSPTERLYRTGDLAKYSANGTLLYLGRNDDQVKIRGYRIELGEIEAALISHTDIQHAVVCSTAERSDEPKLVAYFVPTTTGHFIDGRALQAFLRDILPSYMVPTAYVRLEQLPLTSNGKLDRNELTNLVPSLTDTKKFVRPEDGVEALLAKVWADVLQIGLVGRFDNFFELGGHSLLATRIQAQMRSKGYQLPAIDLLRKPVLKELAEHIQPIPPQDGKLITKPENSQTDVSRTAMSLSGLSQSQLEDLSQFIPGGHGNVKDVYPLTPLQEGFYFHHQLAKSGDPYLLWSLMAFQNKDALQNYLDALQNVMNRHDILRTLFVSEGLPNPLQVVLKNVRLQSCEILAENLCSTGDIAQRLRQQFDPRTYQIKLHEPSLTRVFYCFDEHNQRWLALKLFHHIIDDNTSLKQLNAEMKAYMTGAGESLPEPAQFGDFISFQLAQGRKDEAQNFLKELFAGFQSPSLPFGIVDAEVHGADLESVVTITDKALTTSIRVLARRYEVSTASVFHFVWALIVARCSGQDDVCFATILLGRLQGLENAERILGPFINTLPLRINLADRDVAEGLLGVHSILLKLLEHDTASLADAIDASGVERPTPLLTSVLNFRHAELMSDGSQGASHRDLPGATYLDGQYGTNYPFNLTVDDEGSCFKIELQAPPNCYAPALLDMVLTSLEHLAQQTPETAKNPALQLARYSAHQLEKLKALSEGPLFTQSPKTMHGTFEECASRHGDRVAIVSGPAELTYDQLNQQANKLAKYLLERGVRTGSRVAVCLSEGLNTVVALLAVLKSGGAYVPLDPAHPPERLGYQLEDSSPLLVLCDDGSVPSLEPSQTRDTLVLLDRDHAAWQQYSGDNVSDELTRPVSREDLAYVIYTSGTTGRPKGVMVPHKGPANLVEWFRQQKQVTENDRVLLSTSITFDISVVEVFATLSCGACLVVSERSRLLEGTYLVETIRQHSVTVCQFVPSLLGFFLSCEGVETCTSVRSILCGGEAFPSHLAQRCFEVLGHVRLQNLYGPTEASIYCTKQDIDPSANYPAVLPIGQPIAGMKMYVLDRHMTLVPRGVAGDLYVAGPGVAMGYLNRPKLTPERFVPNPLVQGEQLYRTGDIGRYMNDGAIEYLGRDDFQIKVRGYRIEPGEIEHALCQCDGVTNAVVISWQDEAGEALLVTYVCTTNDASSLDTAALRSSLGRQLPDYMVPSLYVQLASLPLSANGKIDRKQLPEPSGINAPASQTHKGPQTPLEEALAQIWAEVLQLEHVGMQDNFFDIGGHSLRATRIIARMRDVLGIEVPLRVFFERPTIEQTLYYIFEELEAAEYS from the coding sequence ATGGATTCTGACTTCTCTAACTGCGAAATAATGAAGTCGAGCGAACCGACCAACATTGTTGAACAGATCGAATTTGTTGCACAAACCCATCCAAATAAACCAGCTTTAGTCTGCGAAATTAGCACCATAACTTATAGCGAATTAAACGCTACTGTTCATCAAATTGCTCTAAAATTACAGTCGGTCGGGATCAAACCGGAGCGTACTGTTGCAGTGTTTATGCCGCGTACGCCTAAAGCCATAGTCGCCTTTCTTGCTATCCAGAAGGCTGGCGGAGCCTATGTGCCACTTGATACCAAGCTCCCACGAAAACGACTTAAGTTCATGCTTTCAGACAGTGATGCGAGTGTTCTCATCTGCGACGAGAGCACTGAGGCGCTGGCTAGAAATCTGACGAACTCCTCTGGCTCAGCCCTGCAGATTATTAGTTACTCGAGCCTCAGTGATCTTTCCGCAACCGCAAATCCACGAAAATGGTCACCGCCTAAAGCGGACCAACTGGCCTACATTATTTACACGTCCGGCTCTACCGGGCAGCCAAAGGGTGTCATGGTGGAGCACCGAGGCCTTTTGAACTTGGTCAAAGAGCAGGCCAGTTTTTTCCAGATCGACGACCAGTCTCGTGTCCTTCAATTCGCATCACTCGGCTTTGACGCGTCCATTTCGGAAATTTTGGTGAGCCTGTGTAGTGGAGCACAACTGCACTTTGCGCTGGACGGTACATTGCTTGCCGGAGAAGCCCTACAGCACATAGTTCGCGATAGATGCATTTCGCACATAACTCTTCCCCCTTCATTGGCTAGCCACATGCGCCCGCAGGATTACGAAAGCCTGAAGGTTCTGGTGGTCGCAGGTGAAGCGATGCAGTGGGCTCTGGTTGAGCGGTGGTCCTCAAATGTAGTGCTGATCAACGCTTACGGCCCGACAGAAAACACCGTTTGTGCAACACTTTACCAATGTAATGGCATAACCGCATCTTCTGGCACCGTGCCGATTGGCAAGCCCATTGCAAAGGTCGACGTGCGTATCTTAGGCGACAACATGTGCGCAGTAGCTGACGGTGAACCAGGCACGCTGTGGCTGAGTGGTGTCGGTCTGGCCCGTGGCTACCGCAACCAACCTCGTTTAACTGAAAAAGTGTTTAAGCCCCATCCAGACACTGCGACCCAGCGAATTTATAATACAGGCGACAGGGTCAGGAAGCAGACAGACGGTAATCTCGAGTTTCTAGGGCGATTGGATGATCAGGTTAAAGTCCGTGGGTTCCGCATTGAGTTAAAAGAAATCGAAAACCATCTGTCGGCCTTTTCGGAAATTGAACACGCCTGTGTGCTGACATCACAGACCGGCTCTTCTGAATTGGAAATCGTCGCTTATTTCACAACACGCGGAGCTTTAAACGCACCAAATGTCGAACAATTCAAGGAACACCTATCTGCTTCGCTGCCCGACTACATGATCCCGAATGCTTTTGTCCGGCTGGATGCATTCCCGCTTACCGTCAATGGCAAGATTGATCAGAAGGCACTTCCGGCACCGGATCGTCAGGCACGAGGGGCAAGATCTGAGGTTCTGCCGGTCAACAGCATCGAACAAGCTCTTGCTGATTTCTGGTCCGAAGTTCTGTCAGTCGATCACGTTTTCAGTACTGATACCCTTCAAACACTTGGGGGCAGCTCTCTGGATGCTGTTCAGTTTCTCACACGGTGCCGTGAGAAATTTGGCCCGGTCATTTGTCTGGAAGATGTTTTTACCGGCCAAACGATTGCACAGCTCGCTGGCAAAATTCATGTTTCAACCGCTCTGCACTCACCTCAGGCTCCGCTAAGATCCTATCAGATAGAGGGGGACACATTTCCTGTCTCTCATCAGCAAAATGGAGTATGGCATTTAGAAAAACTGACGCCTGACTCCCTTGCTTATAATGCACAATGCCTGATCCGGATGACCGGCAAAGTTAAGATCAAAGCACTTCAAAATGCGCTCAATCTGATTGTAGAACGGCACGAAATTTTCCGCACAACGTTCCATGAGGATGAACGCGGAAATGCTTACCAGCAGGTTCACCTCCCTGTTCCGGCACAATTGGATGTACGCGCACTTGATACTGGAATGGATAGCCCCAATTTATGGCGTGCAATAGATGAAGAGGTCAAGAAGCCCTTCAAAACAAATCAGCTTCCGCTTGCCCGTTGGGTGCTTTTCAGTCTGAATGACGACACCTTTGGCCTGTTGCACATCGAGCATCACCTCGTCCACGACGGGTGGAGTGCCAACATATTCCTTTCTGAGCTTCTTGATGCCTATGAAGCGTTTGCAGGTGGAGGAAAACCAAATCTTGCATCAGTTCCTGCCCAATACCGGAACTACGTAGGCTGGCAGCTGAGCGATGACGCAGAACAGACCTACGAAAAACAGCTTGCCTATTGGACCAAGCAGTTGTCAGGGGCTAATTTCAACCTTTCCCTGCCCACGGATTTCCCACGCCCAGAGACAATGTCATTTCGCGGCAAACAAGATCGAGTGGTATTGAGCGGTTCGCTCCTCCAAAAACTGAAGAACTATTGCGAGGTAAACGGACATACGGATTACACCGTGCTTTTGGCTGTGTTCCATATCTTGCTATCCCGGTATACAGGACAAAACGACCTGCTCACTGGCAGCGCAGTGGCCAACCGCAAAAGCCGCGATGCGGAGCAGTTGCCTGGTATGTTCGTAAACAGCATTGTTGTTCGCGCAGACCTGAGCGGGCAGCCAAGTTTTGCGGACTATCTAGAGCGTTTGCGGACCGTACTTTCCAATGCCTATGACAACGAAGAGGTTCCATTCGAACGTGTCGTGCGGGCTCTGGATCCTCAACGAGATGCCTCCAGAAACCCAATTTTCCAGATTGGCTTCAGCTACCACAACTCCCAGACACCTGAATTACATAGAGACGACCTAATAATTTCGCTCTACGAAGCCTACAGTAACCAGTCTGCCAAGTTCGATATGGAAGTGGTCATTCTGCCCCGCTCCTCAACCGATGTAGAAGCATCTGCGCTTACGCTGCTGTGGAACTACGCCACAGATTTGTACCGACCCGAGAATGTAGCACGCATGCAGGCAAACTACATTGCCTTGCTAAAAGAGTGCCTCGCAGGGCCTGAGCTTTCCGTAGATCGCTTCAGTGGGATATGCACGGATGAGAGAAAACAGCTGATCGAAAACTGGGGTGCTGCCAGCCGTGAAACTTCTGATGACGATGTGTCTGTGCTGCATTTGATAGAGAACTTTGCAAAGGTTCAACCGGATCGTACAGCCGTAATCGATCAGGATGTTACCCTCTCCTATTCAGAACTGGTCAACAAGGCTTCGTACCTAGCTTCTAACCTCACCGCTCTTGGTGTCAAAAAGGAAATGCTTGTAGGTGTCTGCATGGAGCGTAGTGCCTACCTTATTGTGGCACTTCTTGCGGTGTGGCAGGCAGGAGGAGCTTATCTGCCAATAGACCCCTCTCTCCCGGCAGCTCGAAAGAGTTTCATCATCAACGATAGTGCGCCAGCGTTAATCATTTGCAGTCACTCAACGCAACAATCTTGTGAGGAACTCCTTTCCAAACAAGATGCTACTGCATTACTTCTCTTCGAGGATGAGGTTGCAAAACCGTGGACTGAAAGACCTGTCAACACTTGCTCTGAGACGAATGCAAATGGGTCGGACCTTGCATACGTGATCTATACTTCTGGTTCTACTGGGCAGCCAAAAGGTGTTCAGATTGAACACAGGCAGATTTCCCGCTTGATGAGCACTTGCCAACCCCTGTTTCAATTCCAGCCCTCTGACATCTGGTCTTTCTTCCACTCATACGCTTTTGATTTTTCTGTCTGGGAAATCTGGGGTGCCCTTGCAACAGGTGGGACCATCACCGTTGTACCGGAAGAGGCACGGCATGACCCTACATTGTTTTATAGTTTGTGCTGCAAACACGGAGTTACAATTCTCAGCCAGACACCCTCCGCCTTCCGTATTTTTATGGAAGCTCAAGCCGAAACTGATGTGGCGCACAAACTCCGCACTGTGGTTTTCGGCGGCGAGGCGCTTCAGCCTGCCATGCTGTGTAACTGGTTCACCGATCCACGCAATTCCCGTTGTGACATGGTGAACATGTACGGGATTACCGAAACTACAGTCCATGTTTCTTACTACAAACTCAGCACTGATGATGTTGATAGGAAAGTAGAAGGTAGTCCAATCGGCCGTCAACTGGGCGATCTAAGCCTTTACGTCCTTGACCAGAACCGGCAACCCGTTCCCCTCGGAGCTATAGGAGAAATGTATGTAGGTGGAGCTGGCGTTGCACGCGGTTATCTGAACCGGTCAGAACTGAACGAAGAACGTTTTATCTCCAGCCCGTTTTCGCCAACAGAACGCCTTTACAGGACTGGTGATCTAGCAAAATACAGCGCAAACGGAACATTACTCTATCTGGGTCGGAATGACGATCAGGTCAAAATACGCGGATACCGTATTGAACTTGGTGAGATTGAAGCAGCGCTGATATCGCACACTGACATTCAACATGCTGTTGTTTGCAGCACTGCGGAACGAAGCGATGAGCCAAAACTAGTAGCTTATTTTGTACCAACGACAACAGGACATTTCATTGACGGGCGGGCGCTGCAAGCTTTCCTACGGGATATATTGCCCTCTTACATGGTGCCAACTGCCTATGTCCGCCTTGAGCAATTACCGCTAACAAGCAACGGTAAGCTGGATCGCAACGAACTCACAAATCTCGTGCCATCACTTACAGATACGAAAAAATTCGTTCGCCCTGAAGATGGCGTAGAAGCCCTCCTCGCGAAGGTATGGGCAGATGTTCTGCAAATTGGATTAGTTGGGCGCTTCGATAACTTCTTCGAACTGGGCGGCCATTCCCTTTTGGCGACGCGTATTCAGGCGCAGATGCGGTCGAAAGGCTATCAACTGCCAGCCATTGATCTGCTTCGCAAACCTGTTTTGAAGGAGTTGGCAGAACACATCCAGCCGATCCCTCCGCAGGATGGAAAGCTGATCACGAAGCCAGAGAACAGTCAGACTGATGTAAGCCGGACGGCAATGTCTCTCTCCGGCCTTTCGCAAAGCCAGCTGGAAGACCTATCTCAGTTTATACCGGGCGGACACGGCAATGTAAAAGACGTCTATCCGCTCACCCCCTTGCAGGAAGGGTTTTATTTCCATCATCAACTCGCCAAATCTGGAGACCCTTACCTTCTGTGGAGCCTCATGGCGTTCCAGAATAAAGACGCGCTGCAAAACTATCTGGATGCATTGCAAAACGTCATGAACCGCCATGACATCCTGCGAACCCTGTTTGTTTCTGAGGGTTTGCCCAATCCTTTACAAGTTGTTCTGAAAAACGTGCGCTTGCAGTCCTGCGAGATACTTGCTGAAAATCTTTGCAGCACTGGTGATATTGCACAACGGCTACGTCAGCAATTCGACCCACGCACCTACCAAATAAAGCTGCACGAACCGTCTCTGACACGCGTCTTTTATTGTTTTGACGAGCATAATCAACGATGGCTCGCTCTCAAGCTCTTTCATCATATCATTGACGACAATACCTCATTAAAACAACTGAACGCCGAGATGAAGGCTTACATGACCGGCGCAGGTGAAAGTTTGCCGGAACCTGCCCAGTTTGGAGATTTTATCTCGTTCCAATTGGCACAAGGACGCAAGGATGAAGCGCAGAATTTCCTAAAAGAACTCTTTGCAGGTTTTCAAAGTCCAAGTCTGCCGTTCGGAATAGTTGACGCTGAGGTTCACGGAGCGGATCTTGAATCTGTGGTGACGATTACCGACAAGGCCTTGACCACCTCCATTCGGGTTCTTGCACGGCGTTATGAGGTAAGCACCGCCTCCGTATTCCATTTTGTTTGGGCTCTTATTGTCGCGCGTTGTTCTGGCCAGGATGACGTTTGTTTTGCCACCATTCTTCTTGGCAGATTGCAAGGTTTGGAAAACGCAGAACGTATTTTAGGGCCTTTCATCAATACCTTGCCTCTCCGCATCAATCTTGCGGACCGGGATGTGGCTGAAGGACTATTAGGCGTTCACAGCATCCTCCTTAAGTTGTTGGAGCACGACACTGCATCACTGGCAGACGCAATTGATGCGAGCGGGGTGGAACGACCAACGCCGCTGCTAACTTCCGTATTAAACTTCCGGCATGCTGAACTGATGTCTGACGGTTCTCAAGGCGCCTCCCATCGTGATCTTCCGGGGGCTACATATTTGGATGGTCAGTATGGCACAAACTATCCGTTTAACCTGACGGTGGATGACGAAGGGTCTTGTTTCAAGATTGAATTACAAGCTCCTCCCAACTGCTATGCCCCAGCGCTTTTGGACATGGTTCTGACGAGCTTGGAGCATCTCGCCCAGCAAACACCTGAAACGGCAAAAAACCCAGCTCTACAGCTCGCCCGTTATTCCGCGCACCAACTGGAAAAACTGAAGGCCCTTTCGGAAGGACCACTCTTTACCCAAAGCCCTAAAACTATGCACGGAACCTTTGAGGAGTGTGCCTCTCGTCATGGTGATCGAGTAGCCATCGTCAGCGGGCCGGCAGAACTCACCTATGACCAGCTGAACCAACAGGCCAACAAACTCGCTAAATACCTCTTAGAACGAGGAGTACGGACAGGCTCACGCGTGGCGGTCTGTCTGTCGGAGGGTCTCAATACAGTTGTTGCCCTTCTGGCTGTTTTGAAGAGCGGCGGGGCTTATGTGCCTCTTGATCCGGCGCACCCACCCGAGCGCCTTGGGTACCAGCTTGAGGACAGCTCTCCATTACTGGTGCTGTGTGATGACGGCTCTGTGCCTTCACTGGAGCCAAGTCAGACACGGGATACATTGGTTCTTTTGGACCGTGACCATGCCGCATGGCAGCAGTACAGCGGAGATAACGTCAGTGATGAACTGACCCGGCCTGTCAGCCGTGAAGATCTGGCCTATGTGATTTACACCTCCGGCACCACTGGTCGTCCTAAGGGTGTAATGGTGCCCCACAAAGGGCCAGCCAACCTGGTCGAGTGGTTCCGTCAACAAAAGCAGGTTACAGAAAACGACCGGGTGCTTCTGTCCACATCTATCACTTTTGACATCTCGGTTGTGGAGGTCTTTGCTACCCTTTCCTGCGGTGCCTGCCTTGTGGTGAGCGAGCGCTCACGCCTTTTGGAAGGTACCTATCTGGTGGAGACCATCCGCCAGCATTCGGTAACAGTGTGTCAGTTTGTCCCCTCGCTCCTCGGGTTCTTCCTATCGTGTGAGGGGGTTGAAACTTGCACCAGCGTGCGCTCGATCTTGTGCGGGGGCGAAGCCTTCCCCTCCCATCTGGCGCAGCGGTGCTTCGAGGTGCTGGGCCATGTGCGTCTGCAGAACCTGTACGGCCCGACAGAAGCCAGCATTTACTGCACAAAGCAGGACATTGACCCGAGTGCTAACTACCCGGCAGTTCTACCCATCGGGCAGCCCATTGCCGGCATGAAGATGTATGTGCTGGACCGGCATATGACATTGGTCCCCCGCGGTGTGGCCGGAGACCTTTACGTAGCTGGCCCCGGAGTTGCCATGGGCTATCTGAACCGGCCAAAGCTGACCCCAGAGCGCTTCGTTCCCAACCCACTTGTCCAAGGCGAACAGCTTTACAGGACCGGCGACATTGGCCGCTACATGAACGACGGCGCCATTGAATATCTGGGTCGTGATGATTTCCAGATCAAGGTCCGTGGCTACCGGATTGAGCCGGGTGAGATTGAACATGCATTGTGTCAGTGCGATGGGGTGACCAATGCAGTGGTCATCTCCTGGCAGGATGAAGCCGGGGAAGCTCTGCTTGTGACTTATGTGTGTACCACGAACGATGCGAGTTCACTGGACACAGCTGCTTTGCGCAGTTCACTGGGACGTCAGTTGCCGGATTACATGGTGCCAAGCCTTTATGTGCAGTTGGCGTCTCTGCCGCTGAGTGCAAACGGTAAGATCGACCGCAAACAACTGCCTGAGCCGAGCGGCATCAATGCCCCGGCTAGCCAAACCCATAAGGGACCGCAGACCCCGCTGGAAGAAGCTCTTGCTCAGATCTGGGCAGAGGTGCTCCAGTTGGAACACGTGGGCATGCAGGATAATTTTTTCGACATTGGCGGCCATTCCCTGCGTGCCACACGCATCATCGCACGCATGCGCGACGTACTCGGGATTGAGGTGCCATTGCGGGTCTTTTTTGAGCGACCCACCATCGAGCAAACGCTCTACTACATTTTTGAAGAGCTGGAAGCAGCCGAATATTCCTGA